The Argentina anserina chromosome 3, drPotAnse1.1, whole genome shotgun sequence genome includes a region encoding these proteins:
- the LOC126786620 gene encoding nuclear pore complex protein NUP214 isoform X1, giving the protein MSKKIVQVEEEIEGNLVETDDYIFDKIGEAFPIRTDDFTFDPQSSPSRPLAVSEKHGLLFVAHSSGFFVARTRDVMASAAEIKEKGRSSCSSSSIQQLSVVDVPLAKLHILALSTDNYTLVATADSDIHFFSVGSLLDKCIEPSYSCSLSDSSSVKDMQWTKKSENIYVLLSNLGKLYHGTVGGPLKDLMDNVDAVEWSLKGKLIAVARKDTLYILSSNFVEKSSMLLSFKSWLDDPDTNSIIKDWPLSSSETEVFSQSSVDTIRWVRSDSIILGYFQLNADGNEENYLVQVIQIKDGKFTNESCKPVVRSFYDMFSCIIDDILPSGSGPYLLLSYLEECELAITANKKNADQHVVYLSWSLGEENNEAVIVDIVRDNLKPRIELQENGDDNLILGLCMDKISVSQKVSVGLGMEQRELSPYCILICLTLDGKLIMYHVASVSGDTVKPASVSSSDEEEDSAALGTVGCEPAKLSPDLQKEQFGKLAVEAPWADKDIKELDRIVSLHVLTKDDQKSLALNETSVLKEESTYNNKKVEPLTRSQSFKGQQELIFSNPHLNKNGKQMQLPVQENKGIPHACTDSFSQDGDSLVFRNLSKTGTQKNSVLGTSSVSFVETGVKSLGKMESTDLQMFSSQSSSSGEITSSMGTDAKSPSVPSTFIKGSRSGTSTTLSFSGMPVENRGRRSSTAGGNIASVPPVPPISSFQMSSQEMFLIDKSFNHKIYPVKENHREHPHSRMPNSEPSLSKKFGNITEMTRELDMFLQSIEEPGGFRDACIVNQRSSVETLEREVGILYERCRIWKGTMNERLNEVQHLFDMTIQVLARKIYMDGIVKQASDSQYWDFWSGQKLSSELELKRRHISKMNQDLTDQLIRLERHFNGLELNKFGENDRVHAGQSSSQSRFGHSRHTQSLHSLHSTMTSQLAAADQLSECLSKQMVALKIEPPSVKQKNVKKELFETIGITYDASFSSPSPDVSKFRGTPKEKLSFSLGSSTAKDRPRRNSSATKNYEPETARRRRDSLDRSWANYEPTKATVKRLLLQESGKVSVNRSSLSADKQRISPRLERSAVTHPQDHTVPATLFHPSENKGIQDTHSKQALENPATPFVFPKESARQNFMREINQTAENSGGGIISVKKSESVSAREKFVFPSDTSQNPYTFMVPTQTAPVLKKTYDMPNSSPENGVLPIENSLKDRPLNTTIPSPESGKKHNSPFSSSFLVSVAPSATSSMSVSAPPSSIFSSSSASLSSVSSASSTLPSLPSLMSPNRPLTNSKTTADMNKPVSTSFPVSAFPSPVVVPSGSFSMSVSKSPLPSDIAPATKSASESPDTEIQPLSKTAVNSNTIVPPVDSGPSPAETNPNLKPLILPPVTVENSTGLAPDNQSSFSNASPAPVVAPGSQPSLKNTSGPTLNVIVNAQQEQTSAGQSLFPAALSNSGSAASRTIDVQNAQEDDMDEEAPDTSSLVGLDFGSLGAFELGSSPNPTAAKPNPFGGSFGNAATNVATSPFPMTVPSGGLFQPASLNFQSLHPSPSSQPANPGAFASGFGTSTTAPYPSPGGFGQPSQVGPGQQALGSVLGAFGQSRQLGTALPGTGFGSPGGFGGGIASNKPTGGLSDAATGGFAGASSTVGGFAAVASGGGGFAALASGAGGFGGASSGFGGFGGAASGFGGFGGAASGGPGFGGAASGGSGFGGAAAGGSGFGGAAAGSSGFGGAAPAGSGFAGANAAGGGFGAFGGQQGSGGFSAFGSGGTGKPPDLLFQMRK; this is encoded by the exons atGAGTAAGAAAATCGTTCAAGTCGAAGAAGAAATTGAAGGAAACCTTGTAGAGACAGACGACTACATATTTGATAAGATCGGCGAGGCCTTTCCGATTAGGACTGATGATTTCACCTTCGATCCCCAAAGCAGCCCCTCCCGGCCACTCGCCGTATCGGAGAAGCACGGCCTCCTCTTCGTCGCTCATTCTTCCG GGTTTTTCGTCGCGAGGACTAGAGATGTTATGGCCTCCGCCGCCGAGATTAAGGAGAAGGGAAGAAGCTCTTGTTCATCTTCATCCATACAGCAGCTGAGTGTTGTTGACGTTCCCCTTGCCAAGCTTCACATTCTCGCACTCTCTACCGATAATTATACTCTTGTAGCTACTGCAGATTCCGACATTCACTTCTTCTCCGTCGGTTCTCTCCTCGATAAG TGTATAGAACCATCTTACTCTTGCTCACTCAGTGATTCCAGCTCTGTCAAGGACATGCAATGGACAaagaaatcagaaaatatatatgtgcttctttcaaatcTCGGAAAGCTCTATCATGGAACGGTTGGTGGCCCTCTGAAGGATCTAATGGACAATGTTGATGctg TTGAATGGAGCTTAAAAGGAAAATTAATTGCTGTGGCAAGGAAGGATACTCTTTACATTTTGTCATCTAACTTTGTTGAGAAGTCATCTATGCTACTTTCATTCAAGTCCTGGCTTGATGATCCTGATACAAACTCCATCATAaaag ATTGGCCATTATCAAGCTCTGAAACTGAagtattttctcaatcatcagTGGATACTATCAGGTGGGTTCGCTCTGATAGCATCATTTTGGGATACTTTCAACTGAATGCAGATGGGAATGAAGAAAATTACCTTGTACAAGTAATACAAATCAAAGATGGCAAATTCACTAAT GAATCCTGCAAGCCAGTGGTTAGATCTTTCTATGATATGTTTTCATGTATCATTGATGACATTTTGCCGTCTGGAAGCGGACCATACTTATTATTGAGCTATCTGGAGGAATG TGAACTTGCAATAACTGCTAACAAGAAGAATGCGGATCAGCATGTTGTATACCTTAGTTGGTCGCTGGGGGAGGAAAACAATGAAGCTGTAATTGTAGATATCGTACGAGATAATTTGAAACCGAGAATTGAGCTTCAAG AAAATGGTGATGATAATTTGATATTGGGGCTCTGCATGGACAAAATTTCAGTAAGCCAGAAAGTCAGTGTCGGACTTGGAATGGAACAGAGAGAACTCTCACCATACTGCATTCTAATTTGTCTGACACTAGACGGAAAGCTAATTATGTACCATGTTGCCAG TGTTAGTGGTGATACAGTTAAGCCTGCTAGTGTTTCTAGTtctgatgaggaagaagattcTGCTGCATTGGGAACTGTAGGATGTGAACCAGCTAAATTGTCTCCCGATCTGCAGAAGGAACAATTTGGAAAGCTTGCTGTGGAGGCACCTTGGGCTGATAAGGACATAAAGGAACTTGACAGAATAGTAAGTCTTCATGTCCTCACAAAAGATGACCAGAAGTCTCTTGCTCTAAACGAGACTTCGGTGCTCAAGGAAGAAAGTACCTACAATAACAAGAAAGTGGAGCCTTTAACAAGGTCTCAGTCGTTTAAAGGTCAACAGGAACTTATTTTCTCGAACCCCCACTTAAATAAAAATGGTAAACAAATGCAGCTCCCTGTACAGGAAAACAAAGGTATACCACATGCATGTACTGATTCTTTTTCCCAAGATGGGGATAGTCTTGTGTTCAGGAACTTGAGCAAGACAGGAACTCAAAAAAATTCTGTACTTGGTACGAGCAGTGTCTCTTTTGTTGAGACGGGGGTGAAATCTCTAGGAAAAATGGAGTCAACAGATTTACAAATGTTTTCATCTCAGTCCTCTTCAAGTGGTGAAATCACATCTTCAATGGGCACCGATGCAAAGTCTCCAAGTGTGCCTTCAACTTTTATTAAAGGTAGCAGATCTGGAACTTCAACTACATTAAGCTTTTCTGGTATGCCAGTTGAGAACAGGGGAAGGAGATCATCAACTGCTGGTGGAAATATTGCATCAGTACCTCCCGTACCTCCCATTTCTAGCTTCCAAATGTCATCACAGGAAATGTTTTTGATTGACAAGTCTTTCAACCACAAGATTTATCCAGTGAAGGAAAATCACAGAGAACATCCCCATTCAAGGATGCCAAACTCCGAACCAAGTTTATCAAAAAAATTTGGCAAT ATAACAGAGATGACCAGGGAGTTGGATATGTTCCTACAGTCTATAGAGGAACCAGGTGGATTCAGGGATGCCTGCATTGTTAATCAGAGAAGTTCTGTTGAAACATTGGAGAGAGAGGTTGGGATTCTGTATGAGAGATGCCGAATATGGAAG GGCACTATGAATGAACGACTTAATGAAGTACAACATCTTTTTGACATGACTATACAAG TACTGGCACGGAAAATATACATGGACGGGATTGTGAAACAAGCTTCTGATAGCCAATATTGGGACTTCTGGAGTGGTCAGAAATTGAGTTCAGAACTTGAGCTGAAGAGGCGACATATTTCAAAAATGAATCAG GATTTGACTGATCAGTTAATTAGGTTGGAAAGACATTTTAATGGCCTTGAGCTTAACAAATTTGGTGAAAATGATAGAGTTCATGCTGGTCAAAGCTCTTCACAAAGTCGATTTGGGCATTCAAG ACACACTCAGTCCTTGCATAGTCTACATAGCACAATGACATCACAATTAGCTGCAGCCGATCAACTGTCTGAGTGTCTATCAAAACAAATGGTGGCACTAAAGATTGAGCCGCCTTCTGTAAAACAGAAGAATGTGAAAAAGGAGTTGTTTGAAACTATAGGGATTACTTATGATGCCTCTTTCAGTTCCCCTTCCCCAGATGTGTCAAAGTTTCGTGGTACTCCCAAAGAGAAACTATCATTCTCTTTGGGTTCATCTACTGCTAAAGATCGACCCAGGAGAAATTCAAGCGCCACAAAGAATTATGAACCAGAAACTgcaaggaggaggagagactCACTAGATAGG AGCTGGGCGAACTACGAGCCTACAAAAGCCACTGTCAAAAGGTTGCTTTTGCAAGAAAGTGGGAAGGTAAGTGTGAATAGATCATCATTATCGGCTGATAAGCAACGCATTAGCCCTCGCCTGGAGCGTTCAGCCGTTACTCATCCACAGGATCACACGGTGCCTGCAACGCTCTTTCATCCATCTGAAAACAAAG GCATCCAGGATACACACTCAAAACAGGCTTTGGAAAACCCTGCAACTCCATTTGTTTTTCCAAAGGAATCAGCAAGGCAAAATTTTATGAGGGAAATTAACCAGACAGCAGAAAATTCTGGTGGGGGCATAATATCTGTTAAGAAGTCCGAATCAGTTTCTGCAAGGGAAAAGTTTGTTTTTCCATCAGACACTAGTCAAAACCCATATACTTTTATGGTACCTACACAGACAGCTCCAGTGCTTAAGAAAACCTACGATATGCCAAATTCATCTCCTGAAAATGGTGTACTTCCAATAGAAAATAGTTTGAAGGATAGGCCTTTGAACACAACAATTCCATCTCCAGAATCTGGGAAAAAACATAATTCTCCATTTTCTTCCTCATTTCTTGTTTCTGTGGCCCCTTCTGCGACATCCTCAATGTCAGTTTCAGCACCCCCATCTTCAATATTTAGTTCCTCATCAGCTTCTCTATCGTCTGTATCAAGTGCCTCATCAACTTTGCCTTCCTTACCCTCCTTGATGTCTCCAAACAGACCTTTGACAAACTCAAAGACTACAGCTGATATGAATAAACCTGTCTCAACATCATTCCCAGTATCAGCTTTTCCCTCTCCAGTTGTTGTACCTTCTGGTTCTTTCTCGATGAGTGTTTCAAAATCACCATTGCCCTCTGACATTGCACCTGCGACGAAGTCCGCATCAGAATCTCCAGACACAGAGATTCAACCACTATCAAAGACTGCTGTGAATTCTAATACTATAGTACCCCCAGTGGATTCTGGACCTTCTCCTGCTGAAACTAATCCAAATCTCAAACCTTTGATATTACCTCCAGTTACAGTTGAAAATTCAACAGGCCTAGCTCCTGATAATCAGTCCAGTTTCAGCAATGCTAGTCCTGCACCAGTGGTGGCACCAGGAAGCCAACCCAGTTTGAAGAATACATCAGGTCCTACACTGAATGTGATTGTAAATGCTCAGCAGGAACAGACATCTGCTGGACAATCTCTATTTCCTGCAGCACTCTCCAATTCAGGGAGTGCTGCTAGTAGAACCATAGATGTCCAAAATGCCCAGGAGGATGACATGGATGAAGAGGCTCCTGACACAAGTAGCCTGGTTGGACTTGATTTTGGAAGCCTCGGTGCATTTGAGCTTGGCTCTTCCCCTAACCCGACCGCTGCTAAACCCAATCCATTTGGTGGATCATTTGGTAATGCAGCAACAAATGTGGCAACTTCGCCTTTCCCCATGACTGTTCCTAGTGGAGGGTTGTTTCAGCCTGCATCTCTTAACTTCCAGTCTCTCCATCCTTCTCCATCATCTCAGCCAGCAAATCCAGGTGCATTTGCTAGTGGGTTTGGCACTAGTACTACGGCCCCATATCCCAGTCCGGGTGGGTTTGGCCAGCCATCACAGGTTGGACCAGGGCAGCAGGCATTGGGATCAGTTTTGGGTGCTTTTGGACAGTCGAGACAGCTAGGTACTGCTTTACCAGGAACTGGTTTTGGATCACCTGGTGGTTTTGGTGGTGGCATTGCTAGCAATAAACCTACAGGTGGTTTGTCAGATGCTGCCACCGGAGGATTTGCAGGCGCTTCTTCTACTGTTGGCGGTTTTGCGGCTGTGGCTTCTGGTGGTGGTGGATTTGCTGCTTTGGCTTCAGGGGCTGGGGGTTTTGGCGGTGCGTCTTCAGGGTTTGGGGGTTTTGGCGGTGCGGCTTCAGGGTTTGGGGGTTTTGGGGGGGCGGCTTCAGGGGGTCCGGGTTTTGGCGGGGCGGCTTCAGGGGGTTCGGGTTTTGGCGGGGCGGCTGCAGGGGGTTCGGGTTTCGGTGGTGCAGCAGCAGGGAGTTCGGGTTTTGGTGGTGCTGCTCCAGCTGGTAGCGGGTTTGCAGGAGCCAATGCAGCAG GTGGTGGATTTGGTGCATTCGGTGGCCAGCAAGGATCTGGTGGTTTCTCTGCTTTTGGTAGTGGAGGAACCGGTAAGCCTCCAGACTTGTTATTCCAGATGAGGAAATAA